In a single window of the Dreissena polymorpha isolate Duluth1 chromosome 3, UMN_Dpol_1.0, whole genome shotgun sequence genome:
- the LOC127872305 gene encoding uncharacterized protein LOC127872305: MASQFSSLSLGQLRTELRKRNAKLSGRKKELIERLEAYDRNQNFNNCEELMPEFRMQIPATSCYKDVNTDMKMAPFDREQANAYMERFGVEFDQVVTSLYGDKFLLYLRMFSSEKLCYVKSSCRAEMKKKIDYVVDITFTKHGFAHEAQCECGAGEAIL, translated from the exons ATGGCTTCACAATTTAGCAGTTTATCTTTAGGACAACTTCGCACAGAATTAAGAAAGAGAAATGCAAAGTTATCTGGACGAAAAAAGGAATTAATCGAGAG ACTTGAAGCATATGATCGCAATCAGAACTTTAACAACTGCGAGGAGCTTATGCCAGAGTTTCGAATGCAAATTCCAGCCACCAGTTGCTACAAAGATGTCAACACCGACATGAAGATGGCCCCGTTTGACCGTGAGCAGGCGAATGCATATATGGAACGGTTTGGAGTTGAGTTCGACCAAGTGGTGACTTCTTTGTATGGTGACAAGTTCTTGTTGTACCTTAGGAtgttttcttcagaaaagttgtGCTATGTAAAAAGTTCATGTAGGgcagaaatgaaaaagaaaattgATTATGTCGTTGACATTACATTCACCAAACATGGCTTTGCGCATGAGGCACAGTGTGAATGTGGTGCTGGTGAAG CTATTCTTTGA
- the LOC127874593 gene encoding uncharacterized protein LOC127874593, translating into MPQTMCCVPFCSRKGRHKFPKDKQRQAAWVQAIRRVKTKFEIWTPSEYSYVCENHFTEDDYHTITYAGNERRKRALRKTAVPSIFSWTNKATIAKSQERKERRLERENRKRKLFEDVTNMEQSGENTSFEPEYIATKIDIVTSDIDVGASEEVVTQQECVEQIISITDEKVTFMDSFVQTECETEDAAIQTTTTLAFSINKFEDDEAAVHFYTGLENYMKFFFVLNTLGPAAYHLNYVYHSITSISVADQFFITLIKLRRHMTNFELSRLFNVSESVVSNIFITWVLFMEKQWKEINIWPSQTLVHYFAPSSFKRLYPKTRVIIDGTECPIKKPKNPTAQQATFSTYKNRNTVKVLVGSTPGGLISYVSPAYGGATSDRQIVERSSLTRLCSKSDSIMADKGFNVQDIFAPHDVHINIPTFFKKQNRISNETAIKDRKISSKRVHVERIIGLGKTYKILTEPLTSTET; encoded by the exons atgccTCAAACCATGTGTTGCGTTCCCTTTTGTTCACGAAAAGGTCGACACAAGTTCCCGAAAGACAAACAACGTCAAGCAGCATGGGTACAAGCTATTCGACGGGTGAAAACAAAGTTCGAAATCTGGACTCCATCCGAATACTCGTACGTGTGTGAAAACCACTTCACCGAAGATGATTACCACACAATAACATATGCAG GAAATGAAAGACGTAAGCGGGCATTGCGAAAAACAGCTGTCCCTAGTATTTTTTCCTGGACGAACAAGGCGACTATTGCTAAGAGCCAGGAGAGAAAGGAACGTCGTCTAGAAAGAGAAAACCGGAAACGTAAGCTGTTTGAAGATGTAACAAATATGGAACAGTCTGGTGAAAACACAAGCTTTGAACCAGAGTACATTGCCACAAAAATTGACATTGTTACCTCTGATATCGATGTGGGTGCTAGCGAAGAAGTTGTGACACAGCAGGAATGTGTCGAGCAAATAATCTCGATCACAGATGAAAAGGTGACATTTATGGACTCATTTGTACAAACAGAGTGTGAAACGGAAGATGCGGCAATACAAACAACAACTACACTTGCATTTAGCATCAACAAGTTCGAGGATGATGAAGCTGCTGTTCATTTCTACACTGGACTCGAAAATTACATgaagttcttttttgttttgaacaCACTCGGACCAGCAGCATACCATCTTAATTATGTGTATCATTCTATAACAAGTATAAGTGTTGCTGATCAATTTTTTATTACGTTGATTAAATTAAGGCGACACATGACAAACTTTGAACTGTCGCGATTATTTAATGTTTCGGAAAGTGTTGTGTCAAACATTTTCATTACGTGGGTCTTGTTCATGGAAAAACAGTGGAAAGAAATTAACATTTGGCCATCACAAACTTTAGTCCACTATTTTGCTCCAAGCAGCTTCAAGAGACTGTACCCCAAAACACGGGTTATAATTGATGGTACTGAGTGCCCAATTAAAAAGCCGAAGAATCCAACAGCTCAACAAGCCACTTTTTCGACTTACAAGAACCGAAATACAGTTAAGGTTTTGGTTGGCAGTACCCCTGGCGGTCTTATTTCTTATGTGTCTCCAGCCTATGGGGGTGCTACAAGTGATAGGCAAATAGTTGAACGGAGTTCACTGACCAGGCTTTGTTCCAAAAGTGACAGTATAATGGCTGATAAAGGTTTCAATGTGCAGGACATTTTTGCACCACATGATGTGCATATCAATATACCAACCTTTTTTAAGAAGCAAAATAGAATTTCGAATGAAACTGCTATTAAAGATAGAAAAATTTCAAGTAAACGTGTTCATGTAGAAAGAATTATTGGGCTAGGAAAAACATACAAAATTTTAACTGAACCTTTGACTAGCACAGAGACTTAG